A stretch of DNA from Sporolituus thermophilus DSM 23256:
GTTATTGATGTAGGTACCGGCGCCGGTTTTCCCGGTATTCCGCTGAAGATTTACCGTCCGGATATCAAATTGACGCTCCTTGATTCCCTAAATAAGCGCTTGCTGTTTCTGCGGGAAGTGGTGAACCAACTTGGCCTTGCCGACGTAGAGGTAGTTCACGCCCGGGCCGAAGAAGCCGGGCGGGCCAAGGGGCGGCGCGAATACTACCAGGTGGCGGTGTCGCGGGCGGTTGCCCGGCTTAATGTTTTGGCCGAACTGTGCCTGCCCTTGGTAGCGGTAGGTGGCCATTTTGTGGCCCTCAAAGGCGCCCAGTACGAGGAAGAGGCGGCCGAGGCAGGCCGGGCAATCGGGCTGCTCGGCGGGGAAATTGCCGCTGTCCGGCCAGTCAGGCTGCCGCAATTAGCGGACAAGCGGGCCGTCATTTATATTAAAAAAACGGCGTCCACGCCGCCCGCCTATCCGCGGCGCCCCGGCATGCCCGAAAAAAAGCCGCTTTAATTGGAGGAACTTTCTTCGCCGATGACGAATAGACACTAAACGGTGATTTACGGTGAGGGAGTGGACTGATGAAGACCATAGCCAGATTCTTGAGGTTAGGCGGCAATGAGCCGGAAACGGCGCAGCCGGCCAAGACGGATACACAGCCTGTCCCGCAGCAGAATCCCGCTTTGACGACCGTAACGGAAAACAGCGAAGATGATAATATATATGATGTCGTCCAGGTCGACGTGGCCGAGATTGTTCCTAATCCCTTTCAACCCCGGAAAACATTCAGCGACGAGTCGCTGCAGGAACTGGCCGCGTCAATCAAAGAGCACGGCGTCATCCAGCCGCTGCTGGTGCGGCGGGCGCCGTCCGGGTATGAACTGGTGGCCGGGGAGCGCCGGTTGCGGGCATCCAAGCTGGCCGGGCTGACGACTGTGCCGGTCATTGTCAAAGAGCTGACCGATAAAGAAATGGCCGAACTGGCCATGATTGAAAACCTACAGCGCGAAGACCTGCATTTTTTGGAGGAGGCGCTAGGTTTTCAACAGCTCATCGCTAATTTCGGCCTAACCCAGGAGGAACTGGCCAAGCGGCTTGGCAAAAACCAATCGACCATCGCCAATAAGCTGCGGC
This window harbors:
- the rsmG gene encoding 16S rRNA (guanine(527)-N(7))-methyltransferase RsmG, whose product is MSFAEYLTEAASSYGLVLSPAQVAAFDRYFHLLIAWNEKMNLTAITDAREVAVKHMIDSLSCYDAGVFAPGCSVIDVGTGAGFPGIPLKIYRPDIKLTLLDSLNKRLLFLREVVNQLGLADVEVVHARAEEAGRAKGRREYYQVAVSRAVARLNVLAELCLPLVAVGGHFVALKGAQYEEEAAEAGRAIGLLGGEIAAVRPVRLPQLADKRAVIYIKKTASTPPAYPRRPGMPEKKPL
- the noc gene encoding nucleoid occlusion protein, coding for MKTIARFLRLGGNEPETAQPAKTDTQPVPQQNPALTTVTENSEDDNIYDVVQVDVAEIVPNPFQPRKTFSDESLQELAASIKEHGVIQPLLVRRAPSGYELVAGERRLRASKLAGLTTVPVIVKELTDKEMAELAMIENLQREDLHFLEEALGFQQLIANFGLTQEELAKRLGKNQSTIANKLRLLRLAPEVQAVIVAENLTERHARALLKLDDPALQMQVLDAVRQKGLNVRQTEEFIEEILDDISREMAKKAPKQNVVKVIKDVRIFLNTINNVVNELKKTGLPVKISQSQDDDFITINLRIPKRK